From a region of the Candidatus Binatia bacterium genome:
- a CDS encoding thymidylate synthase: protein MRQYHKLLDRILADGTVKEDRTGTGTLSVFGHQMRFDLAAGFPCVTTKKLHLKSIIHELLWFLSGTTNVSYLQRNGVRIWDEWADESGDLGPVYGHQWRSWPARGGGAIDQIQWLVDELQRNPDSRRLIVSAWNVADVEHMALPPCHCLFQFYVANGRLSCQLYQRSADVFLGVPFNIASYALLTQMIATVTNLQPGDFVHTLGDAHLYSNHLDQARLQLQREVRPLPTMRIVKRRESIFDFEYEDFALEGYEPHPHIAAAVAV from the coding sequence ATGCGACAGTACCACAAGCTTCTAGACCGAATTCTGGCCGACGGCACGGTGAAAGAAGACCGCACAGGTACTGGAACTTTAAGCGTTTTTGGCCATCAGATGCGATTTGATCTAGCGGCGGGATTTCCATGCGTGACGACCAAGAAGCTGCACCTCAAATCGATCATCCACGAGCTCCTCTGGTTTCTTTCGGGCACCACTAACGTTTCCTATTTGCAGAGAAATGGCGTCCGGATCTGGGATGAATGGGCCGACGAGAGCGGGGATCTGGGTCCGGTCTACGGGCACCAGTGGCGCTCCTGGCCCGCACGCGGCGGCGGTGCCATCGATCAAATCCAGTGGCTGGTCGATGAGTTGCAGCGGAATCCGGACTCACGACGACTCATCGTGAGCGCGTGGAACGTGGCCGACGTCGAGCACATGGCACTGCCGCCTTGCCACTGCCTGTTCCAGTTCTACGTGGCCAACGGCCGGCTCTCTTGCCAGTTGTACCAGCGTAGCGCTGACGTGTTCCTCGGCGTCCCGTTCAACATCGCGTCCTACGCGCTGCTGACGCAGATGATCGCGACCGTGACGAACCTTCAGCCGGGAGACTTCGTTCACACACTGGGCGATGCACACCTCTACTCGAATCACCTCGATCAGGCGCGCTTGCAGCTGCAACGCGAGGTGCGCCCACTACCGACGATGCGCATCGTCAAGCGACGCGAATCCATCTTCGATTTCGAATACGAAGACTTCGCGCTCGAAGGCTACGAGCCGCATCCGCACATCGCCGCTGCGGTGGCCGTATGA
- a CDS encoding ATP-dependent helicase, producing the protein MMAKTEQETEDRDGLNAAQRSAVEHGIGTDGASAPALLVIAGAGSGKTNTLAHRVARLIESGADPRRILLLTFTRRAAQEMGRRVERIVASRKLAATAPGRVGWAGTFHGIANRLLRLHAKSIGLDPSFTVLDSSDAADVIDLERDHLGLSERKRRFPRKSTCLAIYSHTVNSQKPLAETLKNSFPWCDRWEKELRALFGAYVEAKQRTNVLDYDDLLLYWAHLMGEPAIAPRVAKRFDHVLVDEYQDTNALQASILLGMRPSGKGLTVVGDEAQSIYAFRAATVRNILDFPAQFETRARVVTLEQNYRSTQPILDASNAVIGLSAERFEKNLFSRRPSEEKPHLVLVEDESAQADYVVEQVLASREAGLGLKQQAVLFRTSHHSAQLELELSRREIPFVKFGGLRFLEAAHVKDLVCVLRWAENPRDAVAGFRTLQLLPGVGPTSARRALAQLERNRFDTSALRELPIPAAAREHWPKVCELYERLRNSETPWQGQVEMARRWYEPHLGRLHDDAHIRMGDLIHLEEIAATQPSRERFLSELTLDPPAATGAEAGPPHLDEDYLVLSTIHSAKGQEWDTVHVLNVVDGCIPSDMACSRPEEIEEERRLLYVAMTRARDHLHLVHPMRFYVHNQPRDGDRHLYAPRSRFLPDGILNRFERRVAGAATDEDSVVQDGPTRVDVGARLRGMWD; encoded by the coding sequence ATGATGGCGAAGACAGAGCAGGAAACCGAGGATAGAGACGGCCTGAACGCCGCGCAGAGATCCGCCGTCGAGCACGGGATCGGCACGGACGGCGCCTCGGCCCCCGCCCTTCTCGTCATCGCGGGCGCCGGGTCGGGGAAGACGAATACCCTCGCCCACCGTGTCGCTCGCCTGATCGAGAGCGGTGCGGACCCCCGTCGGATCCTCCTCCTGACCTTCACGAGGCGGGCCGCGCAGGAGATGGGCCGCCGGGTCGAACGCATCGTGGCGAGCCGAAAACTGGCCGCCACCGCCCCCGGGCGCGTTGGATGGGCGGGAACGTTTCACGGCATCGCAAACCGACTGCTGCGACTCCACGCGAAATCGATCGGCCTCGACCCCTCGTTCACCGTTCTCGACTCTTCAGACGCAGCCGACGTGATCGATCTCGAACGCGACCACCTTGGCCTCTCCGAGCGAAAGCGCCGGTTCCCGAGGAAGTCGACGTGCCTCGCGATCTACTCGCACACGGTGAACTCCCAGAAGCCGCTCGCCGAGACTCTGAAGAACTCATTCCCCTGGTGCGATCGCTGGGAGAAGGAACTGCGGGCCCTGTTCGGCGCCTACGTCGAAGCCAAGCAACGCACGAACGTTCTCGACTACGACGACCTGCTGCTCTACTGGGCGCACCTCATGGGCGAGCCCGCGATCGCCCCACGGGTCGCAAAGCGGTTCGATCACGTTCTGGTCGACGAGTACCAGGACACCAACGCATTGCAGGCATCGATTCTCCTCGGCATGCGCCCTTCGGGGAAAGGGCTCACGGTCGTCGGCGATGAAGCCCAGTCGATCTATGCGTTTCGCGCCGCCACGGTGCGCAACATCCTCGACTTCCCCGCGCAGTTCGAAACGCGGGCGCGGGTCGTCACCCTCGAACAGAATTATCGGTCGACACAGCCCATCCTCGATGCGAGCAATGCGGTCATCGGGCTGTCTGCGGAACGCTTCGAGAAGAACCTTTTCTCCCGGCGCCCGTCGGAGGAAAAACCGCACCTCGTCCTCGTCGAAGACGAGTCCGCCCAGGCCGACTACGTCGTCGAGCAGGTCCTCGCGAGCCGCGAGGCCGGCCTCGGACTGAAACAGCAAGCCGTCCTCTTCCGAACCTCGCACCACAGCGCTCAACTCGAGTTGGAACTCTCTCGACGAGAGATCCCGTTTGTGAAGTTCGGCGGACTCCGCTTCCTCGAAGCGGCGCATGTGAAGGATCTGGTCTGCGTTCTCCGCTGGGCCGAGAATCCGCGCGATGCGGTCGCAGGGTTCCGCACCCTCCAGCTTTTACCCGGCGTCGGCCCAACGAGCGCCCGTCGCGCCCTGGCACAACTCGAGCGCAACCGCTTCGACACGAGCGCGCTCCGTGAACTTCCCATCCCGGCGGCGGCGCGCGAGCACTGGCCGAAGGTGTGCGAGCTCTACGAGCGACTGCGAAACAGCGAGACTCCGTGGCAGGGGCAGGTCGAAATGGCGCGCCGCTGGTACGAACCCCACCTCGGCCGTCTCCACGACGACGCCCACATCCGAATGGGCGATCTCATTCACCTCGAAGAGATCGCGGCAACGCAGCCGAGCCGCGAGCGATTCTTGAGCGAGCTGACCCTCGACCCACCGGCAGCGACCGGCGCCGAAGCGGGACCACCCCACCTCGACGAGGACTACCTCGTCCTGTCGACGATCCACTCGGCCAAAGGACAGGAGTGGGACACCGTGCACGTCCTGAACGTGGTCGACGGCTGCATCCCGTCCGACATGGCGTGCAGCCGCCCCGAGGAGATCGAGGAAGAACGTCGCCTCCTCTACGTCGCCATGACCCGCGCGCGCGACCATCTCCACCTCGTCCATCCCATGCGCTTTTACGTGCACAATCAGCCGCGGGACGGAGACCGGCACCTATACGCGCCACGATCGCGCTTCCTGCCCGACGGTATCCTCAATCGCTTCGAACGCCGTGTCGCAGGAGCCGCGACCGACGAAGACTCCGTCGTGCAGGACGGGCCGACGCGCGTCGACGTCGGCGCCCGGTTGCGCGGCATGTGGGATTGA
- a CDS encoding BtrH N-terminal domain-containing protein, with translation MNVSIGDYQNRPGEHCGSVAMRGLLQHYCDLDLPEPAVFGLGSGLACVYLTGPDLDPAHLVFGRTISMEADLAENLQVDYREETEADDDVAWEKARAEVVAGRPTMLSGDILYLDYREYKVHFPGHRFVLLGFDDATEKAQIADRINVAPELCSYGALRKSRNPKDAMSTNNLWGKFHGTEVGRSLVDASRVAIDRCAKSMLETTTEQGAALSGEFSMKTGVAAIRQLAAAIPEWGGRADAAWIASYNARCIEKFGNGGGNFRRLYAGFLTWAHALDASLVPAAAPAQMLRAADGWTALSETLGAASKEGATPDLWPRAGVQASEVADLEERVFRSLL, from the coding sequence GTGAACGTCTCGATCGGCGACTATCAAAACCGCCCGGGAGAGCACTGCGGCAGTGTCGCCATGCGGGGTCTTCTGCAGCACTACTGCGATCTGGACCTCCCCGAGCCGGCCGTATTCGGCCTGGGCTCCGGCCTAGCCTGCGTCTACCTGACCGGGCCCGACCTGGACCCCGCACACCTGGTCTTCGGTCGGACGATCTCGATGGAGGCCGATCTCGCAGAGAACCTGCAGGTCGACTATCGCGAAGAGACGGAAGCCGACGACGACGTGGCCTGGGAGAAGGCGCGCGCCGAGGTGGTTGCCGGACGGCCGACGATGTTGTCGGGCGATATCCTCTATCTCGACTACCGCGAGTACAAGGTGCACTTCCCGGGGCATCGTTTCGTTCTGCTCGGCTTCGACGACGCGACCGAGAAGGCGCAGATCGCAGACCGGATCAACGTCGCGCCGGAACTGTGTTCGTACGGCGCGCTTCGGAAGAGTCGCAACCCGAAAGATGCGATGTCGACCAACAACCTCTGGGGGAAGTTCCACGGAACTGAGGTCGGTCGCAGCCTCGTCGACGCGTCGCGCGTGGCGATCGACCGGTGCGCGAAGAGCATGCTCGAGACGACGACCGAGCAGGGCGCGGCACTCTCCGGGGAGTTCTCGATGAAGACCGGTGTCGCCGCGATCCGTCAGCTCGCCGCCGCGATCCCCGAGTGGGGCGGCCGCGCCGACGCCGCCTGGATCGCATCGTATAATGCGCGCTGCATCGAGAAGTTCGGGAACGGAGGCGGAAACTTCCGCCGCTTGTACGCGGGCTTTCTCACCTGGGCGCACGCTCTCGATGCGAGCCTGGTCCCGGCCGCCGCGCCGGCGCAGATGCTGCGGGCGGCGGATGGCTGGACGGCTCTTTCGGAGACGCTCGGCGCGGCGTCGAAGGAAGGCGCAACACCCGATCTTTGGCCCCGCGCGGGCGTCCAGGCTTCCGAGGTGGCGGACCTCGAAGAGCGCGTGTTCCGTTCGCTGCTTTAG
- a CDS encoding cation:proton antiporter, whose product MHEGQLLLFLVQLLVVLGLARLLGEISRRFGQPPLVGEILAGLLLGASVLGNLAPGWFSMLFPDDPVQLALFDATAQLGILFLLLVIGLEVDVASAWKLRRQSLSIAITGVLVPLALGTTAAWFMYETWAEVPATRPAFSLLVGAAVSITAITVVARLLLDLRIAKSDLGLLLLSAMAINDLLGWAVLAMVLSLAGTGPGTGSAIVSIAAVVVFTGVAATFGRSVVTRWLQALDARGYPSPAAPLSTVVCLGLACGVLTASLGIHPVFGFLVAGLMAGDHHALSEHTRSVITQMVESVFVPLYFAGICLHVDFVEEFSPGLVLAITLLSVFGKYGGAWLGTLASRIPAADRVPIAIAHIPGGSMGVLLAAVARDQAVIGPQMFVAIVFASIASSVVVGPALAWALHRRETGTVADFLSADGIVSTLEVTDRFEAIDQLSVRAARLAGLREDMVRNAVRAREDTMDTGVGGEIAVPHARFEGLSRPVLVFARHNEGLDWNAIDDKPVHFVFLILTPAADTGVQLEILSAISRGLDPEENRAAILRASNEQEIFPRVREALTKGATTDAR is encoded by the coding sequence ATGCATGAGGGTCAGCTCCTCCTGTTCCTCGTCCAGCTCCTCGTGGTGCTCGGACTGGCGCGACTACTGGGGGAGATCTCTCGGCGCTTCGGCCAGCCTCCCCTCGTTGGGGAAATCCTCGCCGGACTGCTTCTCGGCGCCTCCGTCCTCGGGAACCTCGCGCCGGGATGGTTCTCGATGCTGTTCCCGGACGACCCCGTGCAACTCGCCCTGTTCGATGCGACCGCACAGCTCGGCATCCTGTTCCTGCTTCTCGTGATCGGGCTAGAGGTCGACGTGGCGTCGGCCTGGAAGCTCCGCCGCCAGTCCCTGTCGATCGCGATTACCGGCGTCCTCGTGCCTCTTGCGCTCGGCACGACCGCCGCGTGGTTCATGTACGAGACCTGGGCGGAGGTACCGGCGACCCGCCCCGCATTTTCGCTGCTGGTAGGCGCTGCTGTGTCGATAACGGCGATCACGGTCGTGGCGCGCCTGCTCCTCGATCTCCGCATTGCCAAATCCGATCTCGGCCTGCTGCTGCTCTCCGCCATGGCGATCAACGACCTGCTCGGCTGGGCGGTCCTCGCAATGGTGCTGAGTCTGGCCGGAACCGGACCGGGCACCGGCTCCGCCATAGTCAGCATCGCAGCCGTAGTCGTCTTCACCGGGGTCGCGGCGACGTTCGGACGCTCTGTCGTGACACGCTGGCTCCAGGCACTCGACGCTCGCGGCTACCCGAGCCCCGCCGCCCCACTCTCCACGGTGGTCTGCCTCGGACTCGCCTGCGGTGTTTTGACCGCCTCGCTGGGCATCCATCCGGTCTTCGGGTTCCTCGTCGCAGGTCTCATGGCGGGCGATCACCATGCACTCTCCGAACACACGCGTTCGGTCATCACGCAGATGGTCGAGAGCGTCTTCGTGCCGCTGTACTTTGCGGGCATCTGCCTCCACGTGGATTTCGTCGAGGAATTCTCCCCGGGCCTCGTCCTCGCCATCACCCTGCTCTCCGTCTTCGGCAAATATGGCGGCGCCTGGCTCGGGACTCTCGCCAGTCGGATCCCCGCCGCCGACCGGGTGCCCATCGCGATTGCGCACATCCCCGGCGGATCGATGGGCGTCCTGCTGGCCGCCGTCGCGCGAGATCAGGCAGTGATCGGACCGCAGATGTTCGTCGCGATTGTCTTCGCGTCGATTGCCTCCTCGGTCGTCGTCGGCCCGGCGCTCGCCTGGGCACTTCATCGGCGCGAAACCGGCACCGTCGCCGACTTCCTCAGTGCGGATGGGATCGTGTCGACGCTCGAGGTAACGGACCGGTTCGAGGCGATCGATCAGTTGTCCGTTCGAGCGGCGCGCCTCGCCGGGCTCCGCGAGGACATGGTGCGCAACGCGGTCCGCGCCCGAGAAGACACGATGGATACGGGCGTCGGCGGCGAGATCGCCGTGCCGCATGCACGATTCGAAGGACTCTCCCGACCGGTCCTGGTGTTCGCGCGACACAACGAGGGCCTCGACTGGAACGCGATCGACGATAAGCCCGTCCACTTCGTGTTCCTCATCCTCACGCCCGCCGCCGACACCGGCGTCCAACTCGAGATCCTCTCCGCGATCTCCCGAGGTCTCGACCCCGAAGAAAACCGCGCTGCGATCTTGCGTGCATCCAACGAACAAGAGATTTTCCCGCGAGTTCGGGAAGCGCTCACGAAAGGAGCCACCACAGACGCCCGTTGA
- a CDS encoding dihydrofolate reductase, translated as MTVSLIAAVARNGVIGRDGALPWKLSADLKRFRELTTGHHVIMGRKTHESIGKPLPKRTNVVLSRSSEYTSPGCTVSSRLDEALSEAERAGDDEAFVIGGAGVYELALPTANRLYLTRVGADVQGDVHFPDLAETAWREVSREEHGADERNEHPFAFLVLERRS; from the coding sequence ATGACCGTGTCGCTCATCGCAGCCGTCGCGCGCAACGGCGTGATCGGGCGCGACGGCGCGCTTCCCTGGAAGCTCTCGGCAGACCTGAAGCGCTTCCGTGAGCTCACCACGGGCCACCATGTCATCATGGGTCGCAAGACCCATGAGTCGATCGGAAAGCCACTCCCCAAGCGCACGAACGTCGTCCTCTCGCGCTCGAGCGAATACACCTCACCAGGCTGCACGGTTTCGAGCAGGCTCGACGAGGCGCTCTCCGAAGCCGAACGTGCGGGAGACGACGAGGCGTTCGTGATCGGCGGAGCGGGTGTTTACGAGCTCGCCCTGCCCACGGCGAATCGCCTATATCTCACGCGCGTCGGAGCCGACGTCCAAGGCGACGTGCACTTCCCGGACCTCGCGGAGACAGCGTGGCGGGAGGTTTCACGTGAGGAGCACGGAGCGGACGAGCGCAACGAGCACCCGTTCGCATTCCTCGTGCTCGAACGGCGAAGCTAG
- a CDS encoding TIGR04211 family SH3 domain-containing protein, with the protein MKVRFGRSSAAALAATMLVLAAGGPARAAEASWVSGEVKLNLRRGASTEYRIIGTVSSHQPVTVLGSENGWTHVRLEDEREGWIPGGYLSGDPPPAIRLSQLETETRTLRTRLEKTEDEAERLLSENRSFETSDTEQRERIAQLTTENHELRALVRWREWVTGASILVFGMIVGAILSRSSRNKRSNRLRV; encoded by the coding sequence ATGAAGGTGCGGTTCGGACGAAGCTCGGCGGCGGCGCTCGCGGCGACGATGCTCGTTTTGGCGGCAGGAGGTCCGGCCCGCGCGGCGGAGGCCTCTTGGGTCAGCGGTGAAGTCAAGCTAAACTTGCGACGGGGCGCGAGCACCGAGTACAGAATCATCGGAACCGTCTCGAGCCATCAACCCGTCACCGTTCTCGGCAGCGAAAACGGGTGGACCCACGTCCGCCTCGAAGACGAACGCGAAGGCTGGATCCCCGGCGGATACCTCTCCGGCGATCCGCCCCCGGCGATCCGGCTCTCCCAACTCGAAACCGAGACCCGCACGCTCCGCACCCGACTCGAGAAGACCGAAGACGAAGCCGAGAGGCTCCTCTCGGAAAACCGCTCGTTCGAAACCTCCGACACCGAGCAACGTGAGCGGATCGCACAGCTCACCACCGAGAACCACGAACTCCGAGCGCTGGTCCGGTGGCGCGAGTGGGTGACCGGCGCGTCGATCCTGGTCTTCGGGATGATCGTCGGTGCGATCTTGAGTCGCAGCTCGCGCAACAAGCGCAGCAACCGACTTCGCGTCTGA
- a CDS encoding phosphotransferase family protein, with product MTGERIADGLAPLLATACGVSKVTVDDIRTMTGGAAREAWRLDVSLDGGSAAAEKRTFVALLFRAGGQGVFSGAQEAVLLQAAGAAGVPVARVVCAGEEELGRPFYVMEYVAGETIGRRLVRDDRFASVRGGLPAQMAEALAAIHRVPVEGGTLGFLPRPPADKPVALAAIRNLEAIYRGVSMDPHPAFELAFRWLLGRVPETTDTALVHGDFRVGNLMVDETVGLRAVLDWELAHVGDPIQDLGWACVRSWRFGQDDLTCGGVGRREDLVAAYEGASGRTVDPEALRFWEVFGNLNWGVITLMQVRPFLDKSYPSIELAGIGRRAAETEWELLNLIEGKAH from the coding sequence GTGACCGGCGAACGAATCGCAGACGGCCTGGCCCCACTCCTCGCGACCGCGTGCGGTGTCTCCAAAGTCACCGTCGACGACATCCGGACGATGACCGGCGGCGCGGCTCGCGAAGCCTGGCGCCTCGACGTGTCCCTCGACGGCGGTTCGGCGGCGGCTGAGAAGCGCACCTTCGTGGCTCTCTTGTTCCGCGCGGGCGGCCAGGGTGTATTCTCCGGTGCGCAGGAGGCTGTATTGCTCCAGGCCGCGGGGGCAGCAGGCGTGCCGGTGGCGCGCGTCGTCTGCGCCGGTGAAGAGGAGCTGGGACGGCCGTTTTACGTCATGGAGTACGTCGCGGGAGAGACGATCGGCCGTCGGCTCGTCCGCGACGATCGCTTTGCGTCCGTTCGTGGCGGTCTCCCTGCCCAGATGGCTGAAGCGCTCGCGGCCATCCACCGGGTTCCGGTCGAAGGGGGCACGCTCGGCTTCCTGCCCCGTCCACCGGCTGACAAGCCGGTGGCTTTGGCGGCGATCCGGAACCTCGAGGCGATCTATCGCGGCGTCTCGATGGATCCGCACCCAGCGTTCGAGTTGGCCTTTCGGTGGCTGCTCGGTCGCGTCCCCGAGACGACGGACACGGCGCTCGTCCACGGTGATTTCCGCGTCGGCAACTTGATGGTCGATGAGACCGTCGGCCTGCGCGCCGTGCTCGACTGGGAACTCGCCCACGTCGGCGACCCGATCCAGGACCTCGGTTGGGCGTGCGTACGGTCGTGGCGATTCGGTCAGGACGACCTCACGTGCGGAGGTGTCGGTCGGCGCGAAGATCTGGTGGCCGCCTACGAGGGCGCGAGCGGCCGTACGGTGGACCCCGAGGCGCTTCGCTTCTGGGAAGTCTTCGGCAATCTCAATTGGGGCGTGATCACGCTGATGCAGGTGCGCCCGTTCCTCGACAAGAGCTATCCGAGCATCGAGCTGGCGGGCATCGGTCGCCGCGCTGCGGAGACCGAGTGGGAGCTGCTGAACCTGATCGAAGGAAAGGCGCACTGA
- a CDS encoding TIGR03620 family F420-dependent LLM class oxidoreductase: MTATRGVWFAPEAIATPDLVKTTQLMEELGYETFWLAETFGRDPFALAASLGAHTSRIKVATGIANVFHRHPGAMKQAANTVAEQTGGRFILGLGISSPAIVQKIRKLDYSKPVTYLKQYLEDYAASRYFSIPPPAEVPIVLAALSPKMLKIAKERSAGALTYNVTPEHTAVAREALGPDRILAVEQKIILSTDAGKCRETAAGVMRFYQKAPGYRRAWNALGFTDSEIDEPSPRYLDAIVAWGTEEKIQATIDAHVAAGADHVCLQPLHPEAGIAAIDENALRVFAPGGA, encoded by the coding sequence ATGACGGCAACGCGCGGCGTATGGTTTGCCCCGGAGGCGATCGCTACTCCGGATCTCGTGAAGACCACTCAGCTGATGGAGGAGCTCGGCTACGAGACCTTCTGGCTCGCGGAGACGTTCGGAAGGGATCCGTTCGCGCTGGCGGCCTCCCTCGGCGCGCACACCAGCCGGATTAAGGTCGCCACCGGCATCGCGAACGTCTTCCACCGGCACCCCGGTGCGATGAAGCAGGCGGCGAACACGGTCGCCGAGCAGACCGGGGGCCGCTTCATCCTCGGCCTGGGGATCTCCAGTCCGGCGATCGTCCAGAAGATTCGGAAGCTCGACTACTCCAAGCCGGTGACCTACCTGAAGCAGTATCTCGAGGACTACGCGGCGTCTCGATACTTCTCGATTCCGCCGCCGGCCGAGGTCCCCATCGTCCTCGCGGCCCTCAGCCCGAAGATGCTCAAGATCGCGAAGGAGCGCTCCGCCGGCGCGCTCACGTACAACGTGACGCCGGAGCACACCGCGGTCGCACGTGAGGCGCTCGGGCCCGACCGCATTCTCGCGGTCGAGCAGAAGATCATCCTGAGCACCGACGCAGGCAAGTGCCGCGAGACGGCGGCCGGAGTGATGCGCTTCTATCAAAAGGCGCCGGGCTACCGGCGTGCGTGGAACGCGCTCGGCTTCACCGACTCCGAGATCGATGAGCCGTCGCCTCGCTACCTGGACGCGATCGTCGCGTGGGGTACGGAGGAGAAGATTCAGGCGACGATCGACGCACACGTCGCGGCCGGCGCCGATCATGTTTGCCTGCAGCCGCTGCATCCCGAGGCCGGAATCGCTGCGATCGATGAGAACGCGCTCCGGGTTTTCGCGCCCGGTGGAGCCTGA
- a CDS encoding outer membrane lipoprotein-sorting protein, with the protein MLKNMKLTAALSVLPAFLAVATPALSEDDAGTLVQKAVDNLPKVPVQAKLKLTPPHGDPRTVGLSSKMIKGQRASYLEVSEPVALKGIRFLFLEKPGAQSEQYMKIAMAPNPMKVSGQIRKNPFLESTFFVSDMVEPVVSDYTYEYVGDGGIGGRAVKQVKATPKDKEKAIYGSMVISIDPKDLIVLKREFSDKDGKPYKEWTVDVVEEVDGILTIRDQHMKNLQNDTQSRLETVEIEYNGDVPDNTFSPAHLKR; encoded by the coding sequence ATGCTGAAGAACATGAAGCTCACGGCGGCGCTGTCCGTCCTTCCCGCGTTTCTCGCCGTCGCCACCCCCGCCCTGAGCGAGGACGACGCCGGCACCCTGGTCCAAAAGGCGGTCGACAACCTGCCGAAAGTCCCGGTCCAAGCCAAGCTCAAGCTGACGCCACCGCACGGAGACCCCCGAACCGTCGGTCTCAGCTCGAAGATGATCAAGGGCCAACGGGCCTCGTACCTCGAGGTCTCCGAGCCGGTGGCACTCAAGGGCATCCGCTTCTTGTTCCTCGAGAAACCCGGCGCGCAGTCTGAGCAGTACATGAAGATCGCGATGGCCCCGAACCCGATGAAGGTGAGCGGTCAAATCCGCAAGAACCCGTTCCTCGAGTCGACGTTCTTCGTTTCGGACATGGTCGAGCCGGTAGTCAGCGACTATACGTACGAGTACGTCGGCGACGGCGGCATAGGCGGGCGGGCGGTGAAGCAGGTCAAAGCCACGCCGAAGGACAAGGAGAAAGCGATCTACGGCTCGATGGTGATCTCGATCGATCCGAAGGATCTCATTGTCCTCAAGCGCGAGTTCTCCGACAAGGACGGCAAGCCGTACAAGGAGTGGACTGTCGACGTCGTGGAGGAAGTGGACGGTATTCTCACCATCCGCGACCAGCACATGAAGAACCTGCAGAACGACACCCAGTCCCGACTCGAGACCGTCGAGATCGAGTACAACGGTGACGTCCCCGACAACACGTTCTCTCCCGCCCACCTCAAGCGGTGA
- a CDS encoding cyclic nucleotide-binding domain-containing protein produces the protein MNPSLPPWFVFRQLVRPLRFPIRHPHITVGSIVLLNALPRSVRLTDTGRLRDRLSQTLAESAAAFRKRVYDDPLAVGNVVSPNGKKTSALVLFDPLSDEEFIRLGIEDQIRDAAEQIFAPEELAITGLQTLLVLLVLRSLLFLSIPTGVLALVPNVIAIGIAVDDTIHYLSALNDELRRTGSQEEALLRVGRSVGQPIVYTTLALALVTDLLLVPTLVMSTRIITLWDLLFVKLGPEPHKEIRLFANLRPLHARIVVLMARLEQAEPGTYITRKGDLEEELYVLLSGQAGVFVDATKTSIRDMGRGDVIGEMGLVRHMPRSADVGPSEPSEYLILDGDFLGRIQRRYPRITAKVFLNLTRILSDRLETSTEKKSSFPKNSARSQPPSERMPC, from the coding sequence TTGAACCCGAGCCTGCCGCCGTGGTTTGTCTTCCGACAGTTGGTCCGGCCCCTGCGGTTCCCAATCCGCCACCCTCACATCACCGTCGGCTCGATCGTTCTCCTGAACGCTCTTCCTCGGAGTGTTCGCCTTACAGATACGGGTCGACTCCGCGATCGCCTGTCGCAGACGCTCGCCGAGAGCGCAGCCGCGTTCCGCAAGCGCGTCTACGACGACCCGCTTGCGGTGGGCAACGTCGTCTCACCGAACGGCAAGAAGACCAGCGCCCTCGTGCTCTTCGACCCGCTCTCGGACGAGGAGTTCATACGGCTCGGAATCGAGGATCAGATCCGCGACGCCGCCGAGCAGATCTTCGCTCCGGAAGAACTCGCCATTACCGGCCTGCAGACGCTGCTCGTTCTTCTCGTGCTGCGGTCACTCCTGTTCCTCTCGATCCCGACGGGCGTCCTCGCGCTCGTTCCCAACGTGATCGCGATCGGCATCGCCGTCGACGACACGATCCACTACTTGAGTGCGCTCAACGACGAGCTGCGCCGAACCGGCAGTCAGGAGGAAGCCCTCCTGCGCGTCGGCCGAAGCGTAGGCCAGCCCATCGTGTACACGACGCTCGCGCTGGCGCTCGTGACCGACCTCCTCCTCGTACCGACGCTGGTCATGTCGACGCGCATCATCACCCTGTGGGACCTGCTGTTCGTGAAACTCGGCCCGGAGCCCCACAAGGAGATCCGGCTCTTCGCGAACCTGCGGCCCCTACATGCGCGTATCGTGGTCCTCATGGCCCGCCTCGAACAGGCCGAGCCGGGCACCTACATCACCCGGAAGGGCGATCTCGAAGAAGAACTGTACGTGCTTCTTTCCGGCCAGGCCGGCGTGTTCGTCGACGCCACGAAGACCTCGATCCGAGATATGGGTCGGGGGGACGTCATCGGGGAGATGGGATTGGTCCGGCACATGCCGCGGTCCGCCGACGTGGGCCCCTCGGAGCCGTCCGAGTATCTGATCCTCGACGGGGACTTTCTCGGTCGCATCCAAAGGCGCTATCCAAGGATTACAGCCAAAGTCTTCCTCAACCTCACCCGGATCCTCTCGGACCGTCTCGAAACTTCGACCGAAAAGAAGTCGTCATTTCCCAAGAATTCCGCTAGGTCGCAGCCACCCTCGGAACGAATGCCATGCTGA